The segment ACGTTCTTCCTCCCTGACCGCATTGAGCGTTGCCTGGGCCGCCGAAACAGCAGCAAGGGCCTCTGCCCTGCTCCTCGGATCAAGGACTGAAGAACGGAGCGGTTCAAGCTCGGCCACAACCTGCCCCTTCTTTATTGCATCCCCTACTTCAAGCTCAACGCGGCGCAGGAAACCTGCAACAGGAGCTGACACGACAAAGCGGTCCTTTACCCGCGTCTTTCCTTCTTCGTCTATGGTCACCCTCATGGCCGCCTTCTTTACCTGCGCGAGATCAACCCGCGCGGGCTTCGGCATGAAGCCATATACAAGAGCGAGAATGACCGCAAGCGAGACGGTGATGATCAATATTCTTCTGCGTACTTCTGGCCGCATATTCACTCCTTTGTTTTGAGGACCGCTACAAGGTCCAGATGATCGAGTCTGTGGCGCACGATCAGTCCTGACAGGCAGGCAGAGAAGATCACCACTGATGCTGCAAGTGCATACGTGCCCCGCTCAATGATAATCGGCACCCGGAACAGGTCTGATTCCAATGCCTTTGCAACATAAGCGCAGATACCACTTCCGATGACCGCACCGAGCGGAAGCGATAAGAGCGTCAGCAGGGCCAGTTCTCCCAGGAAGATGTAGGAGATCTCTGCACGCGTGTATCCGAGTACTCTGAGACTGGCCAGTTCATGGCTCCGCTCTGCAAGGCTGATCCGTGCACTGTTATAGACCACACCAAAAGCGATCGTGCCGGCAAGAAGGCTTGAGATAAACGTGAAGAAGAGTAAGGCCTCTGCCTGAGTCTCATAAAAATTCCGTATCTCGTCCGTCCTCACCGTAGTGCCGGCCACACGAGGCATCTGTACAAGCGTCCGGTAGATATCAGCGAGATAGTGCGAATCAGCCGAGATATAAGCGCCGGAGACCGCACTGCCTTCGCGCATGAGGCGGTTCAGCGCCCCAATTTCCATATATCCCATAAGACCGATGTACTGCTTGACCAGACCAGCTATCGGCACCTGCCTGATCGACCGGTCGCCTTCAAGGATCTCGACCGTAAGCATATCTCCCGGTTTGACCCCGAGGACAGCGCCCATATAATCGGTCAGCACAATGCCGTCCGGAGGGAGCTGCACCGGTTTGAGTGACGTGTCAAGAAGATGCTGAAGACTGCCGCCGATCTCCATGCCGCGCAGGACAGTGCGGTAGCTCCGGTGACCGAATCGGAAACGTGCAGGCACTGACCGGAAGACCTCTACATGCTCAACGCCTCTGAGGCCCTTCAGTTCGTACAGTGCCCTGTGCGAGGTCGGCTCACTGAACGTCACGGCCATATCTTCCTTCTGGGACTGTCTGAACTGGACATCTACCATGAAGTCGATCGCATCTTTTGAAAACGTACCGGCTATCATGATAGCACAGGCCAGTGATATGCCTGTAATGGTGAGCAGCGATTTAACAGGCTTCCGTTCCATGTTACGGAAGATAATACGCGTCGGCTGGGAAAGAACTGCACCGAGGCCTATATACTCGACGATCGTCCTGCGATATTTTGCCGGAGGTTCTGGCCTCATCGCCTCTGCCGGGGGCAGGAGCACCGCCTTTCTGAGAGCAAACAGCGTGCCTCCAAATGCAGACAGGGCTGTTATGCCTGCGGCAGTCAGCGCAACCGACAATTTCAGTTCGTATATAAGAAAGGGGAAACGGTAGAATTCCATGTATATGTTGGCAAGGCCCTGTCCGAGCCTGATGCCTGCGACAAGGCCGGCCGCAATGCCGATCAGCACGATCAGCATCACGAATTTCAGGTAATGGACACCCACTGCCATATTGTCGTATCCAAAGGCCTTGAGCGCCGCGATCTGCTCG is part of the Nitrospirota bacterium genome and harbors:
- a CDS encoding ABC transporter permease, with the translated sequence MKALDHKLRRDLWKMKGQALAIALVIGSGVATFVMLIGTMHSLNITRDMFYRDYGFAGVFASLKRAPENVKQRISDIPGVDRVETRVVADVKLDIKGFPEPVTARLVSIPDSGTPLLNRLYIRRGRMVDPSRDNEVIVSEAFAEAHGFSPGDRIGAVINGRWKTLVITGLALSPEFVLQTRPGAISPDYKRYAILWMARSPLGTAYNMKGAFNDAVLTLTPGARAEDVIARLDDILAPYGGLGSYDRKDQLSNRFLTEEFKQLQRSAEIFPTVFIAVSAFLLNVVISRTISTQREQIAALKAFGYDNMAVGVHYLKFVMLIVLIGIAAGLVAGIRLGQGLANIYMEFYRFPFLIYELKLSVALTAAGITALSAFGGTLFALRKAVLLPPAEAMRPEPPAKYRRTIVEYIGLGAVLSQPTRIIFRNMERKPVKSLLTITGISLACAIMIAGTFSKDAIDFMVDVQFRQSQKEDMAVTFSEPTSHRALYELKGLRGVEHVEVFRSVPARFRFGHRSYRTVLRGMEIGGSLQHLLDTSLKPVQLPPDGIVLTDYMGAVLGVKPGDMLTVEILEGDRSIRQVPIAGLVKQYIGLMGYMEIGALNRLMREGSAVSGAYISADSHYLADIYRTLVQMPRVAGTTVRTDEIRNFYETQAEALLFFTFISSLLAGTIAFGVVYNSARISLAERSHELASLRVLGYTRAEISYIFLGELALLTLLSLPLGAVIGSGICAYVAKALESDLFRVPIIIERGTYALAASVVIFSACLSGLIVRHRLDHLDLVAVLKTKE